GAGGTGATCGTGCAGCAGGGCGCGGGTCTCGGCGCCGGTTTCTCCGACGAGGATTACACCGCGGCGGGTGTCCGCATCGCGACCACAGCGGAGGAGATCTGGGCCGAGGCCGAGATGATCGTCAAGGTGAAGGAGCCGCAGGCCGCCGAGCGCAAGCAGCTCACGCGCGGCCAGCTGCTGTTTACCTACCTCCACCTCGCTCCCGACCCCGAGCAGACGCAGGATCTGCTCGAGTCCGGCGCCACCTGCATCGCCTACGAGACGGTGACGGACGCCCGAGGCGGGCTGCCGCTGCTGGCGCCGATGTCCGAGGTCGCGGGGCGCCTCGCGCCGCAGATGGGCGCCTGGTCGCTGCAGAAGGCGAATGGCGGGCGCGGCGTGCTGATGGGCGGCGTGCCCGGCGTCGGGCCGGCCAATGTGGTGGTGCTGGGCGGCGGCGTTGTCGGCACCCATGCGGCCCGCATCGCCGCAGGCATGGGCGCGGATGTCACCGTGCTCGACCGGTCGCTGCCGCGCCTGCGCCAGCTCGACGAGACCTTCGGTAGCCTTTTCAAGAACCGCTACTCGACCGAGGGCGCCGTGGCCGAGCTGCTGGCCGAGGCCGACATGGTGATCGGCGCGGTGCTGATCCCCGGTGCCGCCGCGCCCAAGCTGGTGAGCCGCGCGCAGCTCGGGACCATGAAGCCCGGTGCGGTGCTGGTGGATGTGGCGATCGACCAGGGCGGCTGCTTCGAGACCTCGAAGGCGACGACCCACCAGGACCCGGTCTACACGGTCGACGGCATTCAGCACTATTGCGTCGCCAATATGCCCGGCGCGGTGCCGCGCAGCTCGACGCTGGCGCTCGGCAACGCCACCCTGCCCTTCATGCTGGCGCTCGCCGACAAGGGGTGGCGCGTCGCCTGCGCCGAGGACCCGCACCTGCAGGCCGGGCTCAACGTGCACGACGGGCAGATCACAAATGCTGCCGTCGCCCGCGCGCTGAACCTGCCGCTGGAGAGCATCGAGAAGGCTCTCGCCGCCTGATCCGCACGACATCGCGAGAAAAGAAAGGGCGGGCCGCCAGAAGCGCCCGCCCTTTCTTCTCTTTCCAAATACGCGGGGAGTCCAAGCGCAGGCAGGCGGAGGCAACGCCCCCTGCGGCCCGGGTTTCAGAGCACCACGATGCCCGAGTGCTTTGCCTTGTGCTCCGGCTCGACGTGGATGGTCACGCGGCAGCCGTCGATCTTCTCCTGAAGCGCGTGCTCGATGCGGTCGCAGATCTCATGCGCCGCATCGACGGACATTTCGCCCGGCACCACCAGGTGGAACTCGAGAAAGACCGCCTGCCCGGCCCGGCGCGAGCGCAGGTCATGCGCCTCGACCGCGCCCTCGGCATTGGCCGAGATCACCGCGCGCATGTCCGCCAGTTCCGCCTCGGGCACCGCCGCGTCCATCAGCCCGCCGACCGAGCCGCGGATCACCTGCCAGCCGGACCAGAGGATGTTGACCGCCACCAGCGCCGCCAGAGCGGCGTCGAGCCAGAGCCAACCGGTCAGCACCGCCGCGCCGACCCCCACGGCCACCCCGGCCGAGGAGAAGACGTCGGTCAGAAGGTGCTTGCCGTCCGCCAGCAGTGCCGGCGAGTTCAGCTTGCGCCCCTCGCGCAGCAGCACGTAGCACCAGAGCGCGTTGATCGCCCCTGCCGCGAGGTTGATGGCAAGGCCCAGCCCGACCTGCTGGATCGCCTCGGGCTGCTGCCAGGCCCCCCAGGCCTCACGCAGGATCAGCACCGCGGCGACGACGATCAGCACGCCCTCGAGCACGGCGCTGAAATACTCGGCCTTGTGGTGGCCAAAGGGGTGGTCCGCATCCGCCGGCTGCGAGGCGATGTGAATCGCCAGAAGCGCCGCCAGCGCCGTGGCGACGTTGACGATGCTCTCCAGCGCGTCCGACATCAGCGCGACAGAGCCGGTCAGCCACCAGGCAAAGGTCTTGATCGTCAGCACGAGAATGCCGACGAATACGCTGCCGAGGGCGATCTTCACGCTGCGGGTCATGCTGGCTCTCCGGAGGGGTCCGGGCGACTTAGCGATGTCGTCTTTGGCTCGCAACCCGGAACCCGTATCGGGATCCGGGCCTGCATGGCGGGACTGCAGAATGCGCAAGACGGATCACCTCTTCAGCGCGTCGCGAATCTCGATCAGGATATCGAGTTGGGAGGGGCCGGTCTTCACCTCGGGGGCCACCTCGTCGGGCTTTTCCGCCGCAGAACGGATCCTGTTGACCATCTTGACCAGCATGAAAACCACGAAGGCGATGATGAAGAAGTTGATCACCGCCATGATGAAACTGCCGATGGCGAAGACCGGCGCCCCGGCGTCCTTGGCCGCCTGCAGCGAGGCATAGTCGCCCCCGTCGAGCGCGTAGAACCAGCCCGAGAAGTCGATGCCGCCGGTGAAAAGAGCGATGATCGGGTTAATGATGTCGCCCACGAGCGAGGTGACGATGGCGGTGAAGGCGGCGCCGACGATGATGCCCACCGCCATGTCCATGACGTTGCCCTTGGCGATGAAGTCCTTGAATTCCTGAATCATGTCTCTGGGTTCCCTGCCCGCTGCGCGGGTGTGACTGTCGTTTCCGGGTCCAGAGGTGGCACGTTTGCCGCGATGACGCCACGGAAAACCCGGGGACATTCCGCGCGGGCGGCGGACAGGATGCAGAGATCCCTCACTTTTTGTGCGTTGGGCCCGGTGCGCCCGGACGTCGCCCTCTCCGCGCGGCGCGGTTTCGTCGCCGCAGCATTGGCTGCCGTGGATCGGGGCGCGCTGGCCGCTGCACGGCGCGCAGGTCACGGCGGCCCAGGGCAACCAGAACCACAGCGCGCGCCGTCTCGCTCCACCTTAACTGGTGCTTGTTGTTTGGCTTTCCCGCCTTAGTATGAGCGCAGGCATTTCCCGGCGTCGCGCAGGATAGACGTTCCGACCGATCATTCTTCCCGTAGGCATTTCACAAGGGGCAATCTCGTGGCCAGACCCGTTTCCCGACCATTCCTCACGGACCCCCGCTGCGCGCGGCTCTGCGCCGGCACCGCCCTGATCGCGCTTCTGACCTCCACTCCTGTCACTGCGCAGGAGGAGAAGAACCCAGAGGACCCCACCAAGATCGCCACCAAGGCCGGCGTGTCCTATTCGGACGAGTTCTCCGTCTCCGGCTCGCTGGCCTTCGGCCCGGTGACCAAGGTCAACGCGCGGGTCTCGGAGAGCGGGCAATGGTCGCTCGGGGCATCCTACCTCTTCTCCTTCGGCATCCTGACCTTCTCGGCCGGCAAGAACGAGTTCGACAATGGCTCGGAGCAGACCCGCTATTCGCTCGGGGGCTTCATCCCGCTGACGGCCATGGGGCTCAAGACCGGGAGGTGGCAGCTCTTCACCCCCTTCGGCTATACCTACAGCGAGGGCACCGTGGCAGTCACGAGCGTGGAGTTGCACGAGACCTTCGACGTCGAGGTCAGCAACAACAGCGGTTATGCCGGACTGTTCGCGATGCGGCCGTTCACAGAGAAGCTCACCTTCATGACCGGCGGCATCTACACGCGCGGGTCCGACGACTTCAACGGTATCTCGCTGGGCGGCGGGCTGTCCTATCACCTGTCCGAGGCCGACACGGTGGCGCTCTTCGGCTCCTACATCGACAATGATTTCGGCGAGGAGCAGAAGCTCGGCGTCTCCTACCGGCACGAGTTCTGAGCCCTCTTCCCCGCCTTTGCGGTTGTCTTGCGCCGGTCAGTGCATAGGTTGCCCGGCACGCAAGGACACGGAAGGGACACCCCATGGGACTGAACGTCTATCTCTCGGGAGAGATTCACACCGACTGGCGCGAGCGTATCATCGCGGGGGCGCAGGGGCTTGATGTGACCTTCAGCGCCCCGGTGACCGACCACGCGGCCAGTGACGATTGCGGCGTGGCCATCCTCGGCGCCGAACAGAGCAAGTTCTGGCACGACCACAAGGGCGCCAAGATGAACGCAATCCGCACCCGCAAGGCGATCGCCGATGCCGACGTCGTCGTCGTGCGCTTCGGCGAGCAGTACAAGCAGTGGAATGCCGCCTTCGACGCGGGCTATGCCGCCGCGCTCGGCAAGTCGCTGATCATCCTGCAGCGCCCCGAGCATGACCATGCGCTCAAGGAGGTCGATGCCGCGGCGCTGGCGGTCACCCGCGAGCCCGAGGAGGTGGTGGCCACGCTGCGTTACGTTCTGACCGGCGCCCTGCCCGAATAACAGGCTATCATCGCCGCCGGGTGACGCCACGACGCGGCCCGCCTCGCCCTGCGGCCCGATGCGGCGGCCGCGACGTTCCGTCGCGCCCCTTTCGTAAGCAAATGCCGAGAGATGTGCGACGTGCTTCAGCGCCGAGTCGGGGCGCTGCCGACCGGCGGATGTGCGGCAGCAAGACCCCACACGCGATTTCACGCGCATTTGCGCAGGGTGGGGGCTTTTTTGCCGCGCCGTCCGACCCTATAACACCCGAGCCTTCGCTCGAGGGGAGTCGAGGGCCAAAACGCGTATTTCTGGGGCGGGACACTTAATGTTTGGACTGGACAGACTCATGGGCGCCTTCTCGGCGGACATGGCCATTGACCTCGGCACGGCGAACACGCTGGTCTACGTGAAAGGTCGCGGAATCATTCTGTCCGAGCCGTCGGTTGTGGCCTATCACGTCAAGGACGGCGTCAAGAAGGTGCTGGCCGTCGGCGAGGATGCGAAGCTCATGCTGGGGCGTACCCCCGGCTCGATCGAAGCCATCCGGCCGATGCGCGAGGGCGTCATCGCCGATTTCGACACCGCCGAGGAGATGATCAAGCACTTCATCCGCAAGGTGCACAAGCGCTCGACCTTCTCGAAGCCGAAGATCATCGTCTGCGTGCCGCATGGCGCGACGCCGGTGGAAAAGCGGGCGATCCGTCAGTCGGTGCTGAGCGCTGGCGCGCGCAAGGCGGGGCTCATCGCCGAGCCGATCGCCGCGGCCATCGGTGCCGGCATGCCGATCACCGATCCGACCGGCAACATGGTCGTCGACATCGGCGGCGGCACCACCGAGGTGGCCGTGCTCTCGCTGGGCGACATCGTCTATGCGCGCTCGATCCGCGTCGGCGGTGACCGCATGGACGAGGCCATCGTCAACTACCTGCG
The sequence above is a segment of the Alloyangia pacifica genome. Coding sequences within it:
- a CDS encoding cation diffusion facilitator family transporter, with translation MTRSVKIALGSVFVGILVLTIKTFAWWLTGSVALMSDALESIVNVATALAALLAIHIASQPADADHPFGHHKAEYFSAVLEGVLIVVAAVLILREAWGAWQQPEAIQQVGLGLAINLAAGAINALWCYVLLREGRKLNSPALLADGKHLLTDVFSSAGVAVGVGAAVLTGWLWLDAALAALVAVNILWSGWQVIRGSVGGLMDAAVPEAELADMRAVISANAEGAVEAHDLRSRRAGQAVFLEFHLVVPGEMSVDAAHEICDRIEHALQEKIDGCRVTIHVEPEHKAKHSGIVVL
- the mscL gene encoding large conductance mechanosensitive channel protein MscL, with amino-acid sequence MIQEFKDFIAKGNVMDMAVGIIVGAAFTAIVTSLVGDIINPIIALFTGGIDFSGWFYALDGGDYASLQAAKDAGAPVFAIGSFIMAVINFFIIAFVVFMLVKMVNRIRSAAEKPDEVAPEVKTGPSQLDILIEIRDALKR
- a CDS encoding rod shape-determining protein, encoding MFGLDRLMGAFSADMAIDLGTANTLVYVKGRGIILSEPSVVAYHVKDGVKKVLAVGEDAKLMLGRTPGSIEAIRPMREGVIADFDTAEEMIKHFIRKVHKRSTFSKPKIIVCVPHGATPVEKRAIRQSVLSAGARKAGLIAEPIAAAIGAGMPITDPTGNMVVDIGGGTTEVAVLSLGDIVYARSIRVGGDRMDEAIVNYLRRQQNLLVGEATAERIKTSIGTARMPDDGRGSSMQIRGRDLLNGVPKETEISQAQVAEALSEPVQAICEAVMSALEATPPDLAADIVDRGVMLTGGGALLGDLDLALREQTGLAVSIAEESLNCVALGTGKALEYEKQLQHAIDYDS
- the ald gene encoding alanine dehydrogenase; amino-acid sequence: MKIGCPTEIKPQEYRVGLTPNAAREAVAHGHEVIVQQGAGLGAGFSDEDYTAAGVRIATTAEEIWAEAEMIVKVKEPQAAERKQLTRGQLLFTYLHLAPDPEQTQDLLESGATCIAYETVTDARGGLPLLAPMSEVAGRLAPQMGAWSLQKANGGRGVLMGGVPGVGPANVVVLGGGVVGTHAARIAAGMGADVTVLDRSLPRLRQLDETFGSLFKNRYSTEGAVAELLAEADMVIGAVLIPGAAAPKLVSRAQLGTMKPGAVLVDVAIDQGGCFETSKATTHQDPVYTVDGIQHYCVANMPGAVPRSSTLALGNATLPFMLALADKGWRVACAEDPHLQAGLNVHDGQITNAAVARALNLPLESIEKALAA
- a CDS encoding YtoQ family protein; amino-acid sequence: MGLNVYLSGEIHTDWRERIIAGAQGLDVTFSAPVTDHAASDDCGVAILGAEQSKFWHDHKGAKMNAIRTRKAIADADVVVVRFGEQYKQWNAAFDAGYAAALGKSLIILQRPEHDHALKEVDAAALAVTREPEEVVATLRYVLTGALPE